A single region of the Ptychodera flava strain L36383 chromosome 9, AS_Pfla_20210202, whole genome shotgun sequence genome encodes:
- the LOC139141062 gene encoding arylsulfatase A-like gives MKYEMVNYKLGMFLLILLRIHASSSKPNVVILFADDVGYGDLGCYGHPTSFTPNLNKMAEDGLLLTSFYSAANLCSPSRAALLTGRYQIRSGIYPFVLSPDSTGGLPRNETTIAQILKNQGYRTAMIGKWDLGIGKDLVHFPTNYGFERYFGIPYVHGACPCEKCFYPDVGCQWSVFGGDKCGFDNTYCQFSRILNHQQPADLMTLIEDYSSFARDFISQSAREGSPFFLYYAFNHCHFPQFAGKRFRNFTERGIYGDSLAEIDWSVGQVIDQLRENGIENNTFVFFTSDNGAALRDMYYGGSSGMLKCGKATTYEGGHRVPAIAYWPGHISPGQRSPEFTTTLDLLPTITKLGGGSLPKVTIDGMDMSSVLFQQSKSPRDSMFYYSAFPEQKIGAYAVRYKNFKAHYYTEGSPQSGMYNPDADCHPNNTVKHDPPLLFDLNEDPGELYNLNMKSQYASILQDIDKLKIKFEAAMTWGTSQVNKPKDRRLEPCCKPGCDPFPSCCRCD, from the exons ATGAAATACGAGATGGTGAACTATAAACTCGGAATGTTCCTACTGATTCTTCTGAGGATTCACGCGTCTTCGAGTAAGCCCAACGTTGTCATACTGTTTGCCGACGATGTCGGCTATGGAGATCTGGGCTGTTACGGTCACCCAACTTCTTTCACGCCAAACTTgaacaaaatggctgaagacGGGCTTTTGTTGACTTCATTCTACAGTGCGGCCAATCTTTGCAGTCCATCGAG AGCAGCTTTGTTGACTGGCCGTTATCAGATACGCTCTGGAATCTATCCATTTGTTCTGAGTCCGGACTCTACAGGTGGACTTCCAAGGAATGAGACCACCATTGCTCAGATCTTGAAGAACCAAGGATATCGGACGGCTATGATTGGTAAATGGGATCTTGGCATCGGCAAAGATTTGGTTCACTTTCCTACTAATTATGGATTTGAGAGATATTTTGGCATCCCATATGTCCATGGAGCATGTCCATGTGAGAAATGTTTCTATCCGGATGTGGGCTGTCAATGGAGTGTCTTTGGAGGTGACAAATGTGGATTTGACAACACATACTGTCAATTTTCCAGGATACTAAATCACCAACAACCGGCTGACTTGATGACTCTTATAGAAGATTATTCCAGCTTTGCCAGAGATTTCATCTCACAAAGTGCACGGGAAGGAAGTCCATTCTTCCTGTACTATGCCTTCAACCACTGCCATTTTCCACAGTTTGCCGGGAAGAGGTTCCGGAATTTTACTGAGCGGGGAATCTACGGAGATTCCCTGGCCGAGATTGACTGGAGTGTTGGTCAGGTCATTGACCAACTCAGAGAGAATGGGATTGAAAACAATACGTTTGTCTTCTTCACCTCAGACAATGG TGCTGCATTGAGAGATATGTACTATGGTGGTAGTTCAGGTATGTTAAAATGTGGCAAGGCTACAACGTATGAAGGTGGACATAGAGTACCAGCTATTGCATACTGGCCAG GTCACATTTCACCAGGACAAAGGTCACCAGAGTTCACTACCACTCTAGATTTGCTTCCTACCATCACAAAGCTTGGTGGAGGTTCCCTGCCCAAGGTTACCATTGATGGGATGGACATGTCATCTGTATTGTTTCAACAGTCAAAG AGCCCACGTGATTCAATGTTCTATTACTCGGCGTTTCCCGAGCAGAAGATCGGTGCATACGCTGTGAGATACAAAAACTTTAAGGCACATTACTACACAGAGGGCTCCCCACAGTCAGGAATGTACAACCCGGACGCAGACTGCCACCCAAACAACACAGTCAAACACGACCCTCCTCTCCTTTTTGACCTGAATGAAGACCCTGGTGAACTCTACAACCTGAACATGAAATCACAATATGCAAGTATATTGCAAGAtattgacaaattgaaaatcaaGTTTGAAGCAGCAATGACATGGGGGACAAGCCAAGTTAATAAACCTAAAGATCGTAGGCTGGAACCATGTTGCAAGCCTGGATGTGATCCATTTCCATCCTGCTGCAGATGTGACTAG
- the LOC139141064 gene encoding S-acyl fatty acid synthase thioesterase, medium chain-like, with protein MSDRLVHRIAKPAAQYRLYCFPWAGGGAGFYGQWGKIFPSTVEVCSIRLPGRESRYGEPRYEDAATLVKEVTQTLLPEFKETPFAFFGHSMGAHLGFEIARYLKENHKMEPLHLTVSGTSAPHSELRKANTSHLSRLPDDEFTKKIIEIGGTPKEVSDNKELMKLFIPTLKSDFKLIENYSFEYPASGPVLTCPVTTFDGSEDRPHDMKAWGDLSKGDFSSYVLPGGHFYLFDKDNQKKLADYLTQIFHVNDAMDIV; from the exons ATGTCGGACAGACTGGTGCACCGGATCGCCAAACCCGCCGCGCAGTACAGGCTGTACTGTTTCCCCTGGGCGGGAGGAGGGGCTGGCTTTTATGGACAGTGGGGGAAAATCTTTCCAAGCACTGTTGAGG TGTGTTCCATAAGGTTACCAGGCAGGGAGTCAAGGTATGGAGAACCACGCTATGAAGACGCAGCGACTCTTGTCAAGGAAGTAACACAGACGCTGCTGCCAGAATTCAAAGAGACACCGTTTGCTTTCTTTGGACACAG CATGGGAGCACATCTAGGATTTGAAATTGCAAGGTATCTGAAGGAGAATCACAAGATGGAGCCACTTCATTTGACAGTGTCTGGAACATCAGCTCCTCAT TCAGAACTACGTAAGGCAAATACGTCACATTTATCCAGGCTGCCTGACGATGAATTCACAAAGAAGATAATTGAGATTGGCGGCACACCTAAAGAGGTCTCAGACAACAAAGAATTGATGAAACTTTTCATACCAACATTAAAATCAGATTTCAAACTCATAGAAAATTACAG CTTTGAATATCCAGCATCGGGTCCAGTTCTTACTTGCCCAGTGACTACTTTCGATGGCAGTGAAGACAGACCACATGATATGAAAG cCTGGGGAGATCTATCGAAgggtgacttttcatcgtatgTGTTGCCAGGTGGTCATTTTTACCTCTTTGATAAGGACAATCAGAAGAAACTGGCGGACTATTTGACTCAGATATTCCATGTCAACGATGCTATGGATATTGTGTGA